The nucleotide sequence TAGTGGGCTTCACCGCGGGCGGGCTCCTGCTCCGGGACAAGGCACCGGCGAGCTTCGGCAAACGGGTGCTCGCCCTGGCCCTCGGCCTCCTGGTCTACGTGCTGCTGCGGGCCGTGCCCTTCCTGGGTCCCGTCGTCGGCCTGCTCGTGGCGCTGCTCGGCCTCGGCGCCCTCGTGGTGTGGGCCTGGGACGCCGCCCGCCGCTCCCGCGCGCGCCGGCGCGCGGACCAGGGCCGGGACCACGGACTCGACCGCGGCCGGAGCGGCGACGCCGGGTCGTGGCCCGGCGGCCCCCAGCACGCCGATCCCCGGCACGACGGTCCGCAGTCCCCCGGTGCGTGGCGGGACGGCTCCCAGCGGGACGGCTCCCCGTCCGCCGGTTCGTGGCAGGACGGCCCCGGCCGCACCGGTTCCGAGCAGGCCGGTCCCGGGCACGCGCCGCCGGGACCGCCGGAACAGCACCGGCCGCCGTGGGCCGGCGAGCGCCCGGGGCGGCAGCTCCCCCCGGAGCCGCCGCGCTGAGCCTCAGCCCACCGGGAGCGAGAGCACCTCGAGGGCGGCCCGCAGCTTCGTGGAGGACGTGTGGACCGTGTACGGGAAGTACACGACCTCCACGCCCACCGCCGCGAACTCCCGCTCGAGCCGCTCCCCCTTCGGGGTGCCGCGCCAGTCGTCGCCCTTGAAGAACACGTCGAAGCGCAGCTGCCGCCAGGTGTCCAGCTTGTCCAGCAGCACCTCGGCGTGGATCTGGTCCACGTAGCGGATGTGCTCGACGATCTCCATCCGCTCGCGCAGGGAGACCACGGGCCGGTGGCCCTTGGTGATCTCGATCAGGTCGTCCGAGACGACCCCGGCGATCAGGTGGTCGCAGTGCATCCTGGCCTGGCGCAGGATGTTCAGGTGCCCCACGTGGAACAGGTCGAACGCCCCGGCCGCGTACCCCACGCGCGGTGCGTGCTTGTCGGTGCTCATGTCAGTCATTCCCCCCTCGGGATCCTGCCGGGGCCTCCTCAGCCCCGGCCCGGTGGACCGCCCGGACTGCGCCGGAGGTCCCTCTCGGTCTGCTCGCCGCGAGCACCTCGGGTGCGCGGCGGAAATCTGTGGGCCCGCCCGCCCGCAGCGGACGGGCAGGTGTCGGTCTAGCCGGACGTCTGCCCGGCGGGCACCGGGGCGGCGGCCGCCGCGGGGCGGCGAGCGGCGCGGCGGCGGTGGTGCCAGCGGGCCACGGGCTCCTCCACGCACCACCAGCAGGCGATGCCGGCCGCCGTGCCGACCAGCACGCGCAGGGCCACCCCGGCCGGCCCCGGCAGCTCCCCGAACACCGCGCTCAGCGCGTGCCCGGCGCCCAGGTGGAGCAGATAGATGCTGTAGCTTGCCAGCCCCAGCAGCTGGATCGGCTTCCACCGCATCCCCGCCAGGACCCGGATCCCGATCCGGCCGGTGGGCCCGTGCAGGCCCCAGAGCACCACCAGGCAGGCCGCCACCGCCTGGGCCGTGTAGCGGACAGTCTCGCGGAAGAGCTCGTCCCGGATCAGCAGCGAGGCCAGGTAGAGCAGCACCGCCAGCACCAGGACCCAGTCCCGGCCCCACCACGCGGGGGCGTTAGCAACGGGCTCCCCGGGCGCACGCTCCCCGGTGGCACGGGCGTACCAGACGGCGGCGAGCACCCCGATCGCGATGGCCTCGAGCCGGGTGTCCGTGCCGAAGTAGATCCGGTCCGCACTCGCCCCGCCCAGGTGCAGGGCCACCCGCGCGCCCGCCGAGGCGAGCGCGGCGGTCCCCGCCAGCACCGCCAGCGCGGTGGCCGGGCGGCGCCGGCCCACGAGCAGCAGCCAGATCAGCGCGAACGCCACGTAGAACTGCTCCTCGATGGACAGGCTCCACACCACGATCGAGCCGGGCAGGACGTCCACCTGGGAGTCGGTGTAGCGCCAGTTGAAGAAGAAGAAGACCTGCCCCAGGAAGTCCCCGAGGCTCACCGGCCGCACCAGCCACGCGTACAGGGCGGTGGGCAGCACCAGGGCCACCAGCAGCGGCGGGGCCAGCTTCAGGGCCCGCCGGCGGTAGAACCCCGCGATGTCGAAGCCCCCGGTGCGCCGGTGCTCCTTGAGCACCAGGTGCGTGATGATGAACCCGGAGATGACGAAGAAGATCGTCACCCCGCTGCCCCCCGGCACCACCTCGAGCCCCGCGTGCGCGAGCACCACGAGCATCACCGCGGCGGCCCGCATCGCGTCGAGGTGCGCGAACTGCCGCACGGGCAGCTGCGCCCTCGGACGCCGGCGCGCCCCTGCCGGAACCGGTCCTGATGTCTCCCCCGCCACAACGTCTCCCTGCGTTCGCCGGACGCCGCGCTCCCCCGAGCCGCGGCCGTCCCGTGCTGCGTCCGGACCCCCGTTTGCTCGAGGGAATTCCGGTGATCGCCTCACCCTACTGCGGAGAAACCCGCGTTTGCATCTGATAATCCGGGTCACAAAAGGGGACATCGGATTCCGTTCCCGATCGTTAACGCCGGGGTTAGACTCCATGCGATCCAATGAATCCGGGCGGGGGGTCGTCCGGAACGCCGCGGGGGTCCCTCGACCCACAACCTGCGGCGGATCACCGCGGCGCCGGCCACTCGGCGCCGGAAGTTCAGATCTGGGGGGAGCTGACATGATCCTTGACCTGTCGTGCACATCGAGCACTCGAGGTCCCACTGCCCGAACAGCCCGCACGGTGCTGGGCGGGCTCCTGCTCGCCGGCGTCCTGACCGGCTGCGGCACCGCCGGCGCCACGGACGACCCGGCGGCCGACGCCCTCGAGGCGTCCACCGTGGTGGAGCTGGAGACGCCGCAGGAGGTCCGCGCCAAGGACCTGCCCTCGGCGGCGCCCGTGGCCGCGGACGCGCCCGAGGTCGAGCAGATCGAGGCGGTGCTCGAGGCCCAGGAGGCCTTCGTCCCGTCCGACCGCCCGGCCCCGGCGGACCCCGCCAACCCGGAGTCCTCCGCCGAGCTCGGCGGCGCGAACGATCCCGCCGAGCTGGACCCGGCCGCCGTCGCGGCGGCCGAGGAGAACGCCGCCGGCGCCGCCCTCCAGGAGGTCCTCGCGTCCCTGGCCGAGTTCGAGCACCAGGGCTGGGAGCAGCGCGGAGCGCCCGTCGTCGTCGGCGATCCCGTCTCCGCCCCGCTGCCCACGGACGACGGCGAGGCCGTGCGCGTCACCGTCTGCCTGGACTCCTCCGAGGTCACCGTCGTGGACCGCGACGGCGTGGTCGTCAGCGGCAAGCAGAAGGACCGCAGGGTCCTGCACAACTACGACCTCTTCCGCCAACCGGGCCAGTCCTGGCAAGTCGTCCAGCACGGCTTCCCCGACGACCCGACCTGCTGATCCGTCCGCACGAACCTGTTGAGGAACCACACCATGGGAAACACGAACACCCCGCCCCGGGCGGACAGGAGCCGGCGCCGTGCGCGCACGGCCCGCACCAAGGCGTCCCTGGGCATCGGCACCGTGCTGGCCGTCGCAGCGACGCTGCTGACCTCCGTCCCGGTGGGCGCAGCCGAGGCGCCGCCGGTGGACGGCAAGTCCGCGGCCTCGGCCGCGGCGTCCTGCTGGGAGATCAAGCAGAAGGACCCGAAGTCCGCCTCCGGCGTCTACTGGCTGGTCACCCCGGCCATGACCGCGCCCGAGCAGTTCTACTGCGACCAGGTGACCGACGGCGGCGGCTGGGTCCTCGTGGGCCGCGGCCGCAACGACTGGAAGGAGTACTACCAGGGCGTGGGCACGCCCAAGGACGTCTCCTCCACGGTCTCGGGCACCGCGGCCTTCGCGCCCAAGCAGCTGCCCTCCGAGACGGTCGACGAGCTCCTGAACGGGCAGCGGCCCGACTCCCTCGAGGACGGCATCCGGATCCGCCGGGCCCGTGACGCCGGGGGCACCACCTGGCAGGAGGGGCGGATGAAGATCTCCGCCAAGCCGTACTGGAACTGGACGTTCGGCTCCCGCACCCCGGTCACCTCCTTCTCCCTGGTCTACGGCACCGGGGTGGCCTCCGGGACCACCGGCACCACCAACGACTTCGGCACGAACACCGGCACCGCCCGCGTGCGCTTCCAGGACGTCACCGAGACCAGCTGGCAGCGCGGCTTCCGCTACGGCGACGGCGTGACCGGCAGCAACACCAGCACCACCTACCTGTGGACGCCCACCGCCGGCGGGAAGGGTGCCATCCCCTTCACCCAGATGTACCTGCGGCCCAAGGTCACCCAGCAGGCCTTCACCGGCAAGGCGATCCCGGACTCCGGCACCGCCGCGGCCGCCCAGCGGGCCCTGCCCAACAGCGGCGCCGAGCCCACGAAGTGGGGTGCCGTGGAGCGCGCCGACGGACAGGGTGAGGAGATGAACACGGAGGTGCAGGCCTTCGAGCAGATCGGGAGCACGGTCTTCGCCGGCGGCAACTTCAAGGCGATGCAGCGCAACGCGGCCGGCACCGGGCGCGTTGCCCAGTCCTACCTGGCGGCCTTCGACGTCAACACCGGCGAGCTGCGCACCGACTTCCGCCCGGTCTTCAACGGCCAGGTGAAGGCCCTCGCCGAGCTGCCGAACAACCGGCTGGCCGTGGGCGGGCGCTTCAGCACGGTCAACGGCGTGAGCGCCCCCGGCTTCGTGGTGCTCGACTCCACGACCGGCAAGGTCGACACCGCCTGGAACCTCAAGGTGGAGAACCTGCTGACCGGCGGCGTCCTGCAGGTCCGGACGCTGGACGTGCAGGGCGACCACCTGTACCTCGGCGGGGCCTTCACCCACCTCAGCGGCGGGCAGGAGACCGGGCGTGTCTACGCCCGGTCCGGCGCCCGCGTGAAGATCTCCACGCGCACCCCGGACGCCGGCTGGAACCCGGAGTTCAACGGCACCGTGACGAGCGTGGACGCCTCCGCGAAGGGCGACCGGCTCTACGCGGCCGGGTACTTCAACCAGTCCCAGGGCGCCTCGGCGTTCCGCCTGGCAGCGGTGCGCACCACCGCCGGCGCCCCGCTGGACACCTGGACGTGGGAGCCGTCCGTGCCCGTGGACTACGCCAACCCCGGCCAGACGGCCTTCCAGCTCGCCGTGCGCGAGCAGGGGAACACCGTCTGGGCCGGCGGCGCCGAGCACTCGATGTTCGGCTACGACCGCTCCACCTTCCAGCGCACCTCCTGGGGCATCACCTCCCTGGGCGGTGACATCCAGGCGATCACCTCCACCGACGACACCGTCTACGGCGCCTGCCACTGCTTCCACTGGTTCAACGCCGGCGCCACCAAGTGGATCAAGGCCGGGGGCAACACCCAGCCCGTGACCGTGGCCGACCGAATCAACGCGATCGGCGCGTGGGACGCCGCCGGCGGCAAGTACCTGCCCGGCTTCAACCCGGACATCAAGGGCTTCGGCGGCTGGGGCGTGTGGGCCACCCTCGTGGACAGCAACGGAGTCCTGTGGACCGGCGGCGACATCAACCGCAGCGTCTCCACCTCCGGCTCCGCGCAGTGGTCGGGCGGCTTCCTCCGCTTCGCCCCGCGGGACGCCAAGGCCCCGGCCGCGCCCACGGGCCTGAAGGTCGCCCGGGACGGCGACTCCGCCGCCCTCTCCTGGACGGCGGCCCCCGAGTCCGGCGTGACCTACCAGGTGCTGCGCAACGACCGGCCCATCGGCACCGCCACGGGCACCAGCCTGAAGGTCCCGCACGTGGACGCCGCCCGGTACGCGGTGCGCGCGGCGGACGCCGCGGGCAACGTCTCCGCCTCCACCCCGGTGGTGGTGGCCGGCTCGCAGCCTGCCCCGGAGCCGCAGCCCGAGCCCGCGCCCGGCACGAGCACCCTGATCGCCGAGGGCGCCACGTGGAAGTACCACCACAACCGCGACGTCTCGCCCGGGGCGAACTGGACGGCCGCCGACTACGACGACTCCTCCTGGAAGCAGGGCTCGGCCGTGCTCGGCTGGAACGACGCCTCGGTGAAGACCACGCTCGTGGCCGACGGCACCCGCCCGATCGTCACCCAGTTCCGCAAGACCGTGGACGTGGCCGACGCCTCCAAGGTGGCCAAGCTGACCCTCACCACCCGCGCCGACGACGGTGTGGTCGTCTTCGTCAACGGCAAGGAAGTGGTCCGCTCCAACGTCGCCGAGGGCTCGCTCGAGGACACGCCGTGGGCGCTGTCCGCGCGCCGGACTGCCACCGCGGTGGCCGAGCCGGTCGTGGTCGAGGTGCCCGGATCGGCGCTGAAGACCGGCAAGAACGTGATCTCCGCCCAGATGCACTCCAGCTGGACGAACACTACCGACGCCACCTTCGACCTCTCCGCGGTGGTCACCGCCGGCACGCAGCCGGCGCCCCCGGCGGAGGAGGAGCCGCCGGCCGAGGAGCCGCCCGCGGAGGAGCCCCCGGCCGACGAGCCGGCCGGTCCCAACACGCTGGTCGCCGAGGGCGCCACGTGGAAGTACCACCACGACCGCGCCAACCCGCCGGCCGGCGACTGGGCCGGCACCGGCTTCGACGACGCCGCGTGGAAGCAGGGCTCGGCCGTGCTCGGCTGGGGCGACGCCTCGGTGAAGACCACGCTCGTGGCCGACGGCACCCGCCCGCTCACCACCTACTACCGCAAGGAGGTGGACGTGGCGGACGCCTCCGAGGTGGCGAAGCTGACCCTCACCACCCGCGCCGACGACGCCGTGGCGGTCTACGTCAACGGCAAGGAGGTCGCCCGGGACAACCTGCCCGACGGCGACCTCGGCCCCGGCACCTACGCGACGGCCCCGCGCCGGACGGCCACCGCGGTGGCCGACCCGGTCGTGGTCGAGGTGCCCGGATCGGCGCTGAAGACCGGCAAGAACGTGATCGCCGCCGAGGTGCACTCCAACTGGACGAACACCACCGACGCGACCTTCGAGCTCTCCGCGGTCGTCACCCCCGGCACGCAGCCGGCGCCGCCGGCGGAGGAGTCCCCGGCCGAGGAGCCGGACGCGCTGGTCGCCGAGGGCGCCACCTGGCGGTACCACCACGACCGGGCGAACCCTCCGGCCGGCGACTGGGCCGGCACGGCGTTCGACGACGCCGCGTGGAAGCAGGGCTCGGCCGTGCTCGGCTGGGGCGACGCCTCGGTGCGGACCACGCTCGTGGCCGACGGCACCCGCCCGCTGACCACGTACTACCGCCGGTCCCTGGACGTGGCCGACGTCTCCAAGTACGGGAAGCTCACGCTCACCACCCGGGCCGACGACGCCGTGGCGGTCTACGTCAACGGCAAGGAGGTCGTCCGGGACAACCTGCCGGACGGCGACCTGGGCCCCGGGACCTACGCGCTGGCGCCGCGCCGGACGGCCACCGCGATGGCCGCCCCGGTCGTGGTCGAGATCCCCGCGTCGGCGCTGCGCAACGGCAAGAACGTGATCGCCGCCGAGGTGCACTCCAACTGGACGAACACCACCGACACGACCTTCGACCTCGAGCTCGTGCCCAGCACGGAGGCGAACGCCTGATGAGCACCACCGACACCGCCGCCCCGCGGCACCGTCCGAGCTACGAGGAGGCCCTGGCCGGGCTGCGCGCGGCGCAGAAGCCCGGCCAGGGGGTCCCGGCGTACACCCGGTGGGTGAACCGCCCGCTGGCCCGCTACGCCGCCGCGCGGGCCGCCGCGGCGGGGCTGACCCCCAACGGGGTGACCGCCCTCAGCGCGGTCCTCTCCGCGGCGGGGCTGGTCGTGCTCGTGGCGGCCCCGCCCACCCCGGCCACGGGCGTCGTCGTCGCCCTGCTCCTCGCCGCCGGCTACGTCCTGGACTCCGCCGACGGGCAGGTGGCCCGGCTCACCGGCACCGGCTCGCCGGCCGGGGAGTGGCTCGACCACGTGGTCGACTCGATCCGGACCCCCGCGCTGCACCTGGCCGTGGC is from Kocuria rosea and encodes:
- a CDS encoding fibrinogen-like YCDxxxxGGGW domain-containing protein, translated to MGNTNTPPRADRSRRRARTARTKASLGIGTVLAVAATLLTSVPVGAAEAPPVDGKSAASAAASCWEIKQKDPKSASGVYWLVTPAMTAPEQFYCDQVTDGGGWVLVGRGRNDWKEYYQGVGTPKDVSSTVSGTAAFAPKQLPSETVDELLNGQRPDSLEDGIRIRRARDAGGTTWQEGRMKISAKPYWNWTFGSRTPVTSFSLVYGTGVASGTTGTTNDFGTNTGTARVRFQDVTETSWQRGFRYGDGVTGSNTSTTYLWTPTAGGKGAIPFTQMYLRPKVTQQAFTGKAIPDSGTAAAAQRALPNSGAEPTKWGAVERADGQGEEMNTEVQAFEQIGSTVFAGGNFKAMQRNAAGTGRVAQSYLAAFDVNTGELRTDFRPVFNGQVKALAELPNNRLAVGGRFSTVNGVSAPGFVVLDSTTGKVDTAWNLKVENLLTGGVLQVRTLDVQGDHLYLGGAFTHLSGGQETGRVYARSGARVKISTRTPDAGWNPEFNGTVTSVDASAKGDRLYAAGYFNQSQGASAFRLAAVRTTAGAPLDTWTWEPSVPVDYANPGQTAFQLAVREQGNTVWAGGAEHSMFGYDRSTFQRTSWGITSLGGDIQAITSTDDTVYGACHCFHWFNAGATKWIKAGGNTQPVTVADRINAIGAWDAAGGKYLPGFNPDIKGFGGWGVWATLVDSNGVLWTGGDINRSVSTSGSAQWSGGFLRFAPRDAKAPAAPTGLKVARDGDSAALSWTAAPESGVTYQVLRNDRPIGTATGTSLKVPHVDAARYAVRAADAAGNVSASTPVVVAGSQPAPEPQPEPAPGTSTLIAEGATWKYHHNRDVSPGANWTAADYDDSSWKQGSAVLGWNDASVKTTLVADGTRPIVTQFRKTVDVADASKVAKLTLTTRADDGVVVFVNGKEVVRSNVAEGSLEDTPWALSARRTATAVAEPVVVEVPGSALKTGKNVISAQMHSSWTNTTDATFDLSAVVTAGTQPAPPAEEEPPAEEPPAEEPPADEPAGPNTLVAEGATWKYHHDRANPPAGDWAGTGFDDAAWKQGSAVLGWGDASVKTTLVADGTRPLTTYYRKEVDVADASEVAKLTLTTRADDAVAVYVNGKEVARDNLPDGDLGPGTYATAPRRTATAVADPVVVEVPGSALKTGKNVIAAEVHSNWTNTTDATFELSAVVTPGTQPAPPAEESPAEEPDALVAEGATWRYHHDRANPPAGDWAGTAFDDAAWKQGSAVLGWGDASVRTTLVADGTRPLTTYYRRSLDVADVSKYGKLTLTTRADDAVAVYVNGKEVVRDNLPDGDLGPGTYALAPRRTATAMAAPVVVEIPASALRNGKNVIAAEVHSNWTNTTDTTFDLELVPSTEANA
- a CDS encoding adenylyltransferase/cytidyltransferase family protein translates to MSTDKHAPRVGYAAGAFDLFHVGHLNILRQARMHCDHLIAGVVSDDLIEITKGHRPVVSLRERMEIVEHIRYVDQIHAEVLLDKLDTWRQLRFDVFFKGDDWRGTPKGERLEREFAAVGVEVVYFPYTVHTSSTKLRAALEVLSLPVG
- a CDS encoding acyltransferase family protein, translating into MRQFAHLDAMRAAAVMLVVLAHAGLEVVPGGSGVTIFFVISGFIITHLVLKEHRRTGGFDIAGFYRRRALKLAPPLLVALVLPTALYAWLVRPVSLGDFLGQVFFFFNWRYTDSQVDVLPGSIVVWSLSIEEQFYVAFALIWLLLVGRRRPATALAVLAGTAALASAGARVALHLGGASADRIYFGTDTRLEAIAIGVLAAVWYARATGERAPGEPVANAPAWWGRDWVLVLAVLLYLASLLIRDELFRETVRYTAQAVAACLVVLWGLHGPTGRIGIRVLAGMRWKPIQLLGLASYSIYLLHLGAGHALSAVFGELPGPAGVALRVLVGTAAGIACWWCVEEPVARWHHRRRAARRPAAAAAPVPAGQTSG
- a CDS encoding CDP-alcohol phosphatidyltransferase family protein yields the protein MSTTDTAAPRHRPSYEEALAGLRAAQKPGQGVPAYTRWVNRPLARYAAARAAAAGLTPNGVTALSAVLSAAGLVVLVAAPPTPATGVVVALLLAAGYVLDSADGQVARLTGTGSPAGEWLDHVVDSIRTPALHLAVAAAALLHPGPRRSRQRPSRCSPRCSCSWRSASS